Genomic segment of Myxococcus stipitatus:
CAGCCGGTGTGACGCCGCCTCGAAGTTGGCCGGCACCTGGAACGCCAGCACCGCGCTCGGCGCCAGCTTCGCCACCAACCTCCCCATCAGCGCCGCATGGTCCGGCACCCAGTGCAGCGCCGCGTTCGACACCAACACATCCAGCGGCGCAGGTGGCTCCCAGCCCGCCAGCTCTCCCACCTCGAACCGCACACCCTCCGGCGCGGGACGGCGGCGCGCCTCCTCCACCATCTCCACCGACGAATCCACCCCGCACACCACCGCGCCCGGCCAGCGCTCGGCCAGCACGCGCGTCAAATCCCCCGTCCCACAGCCCAGGTCCGCGACCTGTCGGGGCGCATCCACATCCACTCGAGACAGCAACTCGAAGAAGGGCCGCTTCCGCTCATCTCGAAAGCGCGTGTATTGCGTCGGGTCCCACATGCCTGCCTCCCAGCGGCGTGCTCACACCGTCCACGCCCAGGTGTAACCCAGCGCCTCGCTCAGCGCTGGATGCGCAGCACCTGGAACCCCTTCCCCTCGCTCCCGAAGCCGCTCAGGTTCTCCACCCGCACCACCAGCTCCCCCGTCGGCAACACGCCCCACACATCCGCGCGCGCCAGCCCCGACTCCCCCTCCTGCCGCTCATAGCGACGCGCGTCCCACCACGACTCCGCATCCCCGCTCGTGAAGAGCCGAGCGGAGAGGTCCCCCGGCGCATGCACATCGCCCGTGCTGGACCAGGCCGTCCCCAACACCCAACCCCACCCAGGCACCGCCACCAACGAGGTCGCCGGCCCCGGCAAGTCCCGCACCGTGCTCACCTGCCCCTGGGGAGTCACGCGCAGCAGCTTCGGGTGCTCGGGCTCGAACAACGTCGACTGCCCCAACAGCAGCGAGCCATCCGCCTTCACCACGCCCGCCATCGCATTCGCGCGGTACCCCTGGAGCACGGACACCCACGTCCGCCCCCCATCCGTGGAGCGCAGCACCGCCGCCTGCACCATGTTGCTGCCCATCAGCGCCCACAGCGCCCCCGTCGCGGGGTCCACCACCAACGCATACGCATGCCGATGCGCCGTCAGCGTGGAGCGGACCGTCCAGCGCGCCCCTCCATCCGTGCTCACCCACAGCCGCAGCGGGACCGATGACGAGGTGAACGTCTGGTACTCGAGGAAGAACCACGTGTCCCCCCACCACGCGAAGTTGCGCGGCCCCAGCGCCCGGTAGCCCCCGAGCGACACCCGGTCCTTCCACGTCCTCCCGCCATCCGTGGAGCGCTGGAGGAAGTACTCCCCCATCGCGCTCACCACCCCCATCAGCGTGCCGCCGGGCATCGCCGCCACCGTCCACAGACTCCCCTGCCCTTCTCCTCGCGGCGAGAAGGTGCGCCCCCCATCCGTGCTCGCCATCAACCGCGTCCGGTCCCCTCCCGCGGCGACCCCATACAGCGTCCCCGCCCCATCCACCGCGAGCAGCTCCTGACTCGCGTTGGAGCTCACCAGCTCCAGCGCGAAGGGCTCTCCCGGAGGCTCCTCGTCGAGCGACAGCGTCACCCGCGACACGGTGCCTCGGGAGCTCGCGTCCGGCGTCTCCCCATACAGACACGACACCTCGCTGCTGCCCACGGGCAGCACATCCACCGCGTTCGGATAGCCCTTGAACGTCACATCTCCATCCAGCAACACCGACGCGCCCAGCCGCCCATCCGCCGCCAGCGTCCGCACGCGCAGCTCGTAGTGCCGGTTCAGCACGCGCATGCGGTTGTAGAAGATGTACAGCGTGTCCCCCACGCGGGTGACGGCCGCCTGGAGCGCCCAGTCCGGAGTGCCCTCCACCAGCGTGCGAGGCCCGAAGGCCGTCCCGTCGAAGCGTCGGTGATACAGCCGCTCGCGCTCGTCCTTGTAGACCAGGTGCATGCCGCCTCGGCCGTCGGCCACCGCGCTCAGCGCCGCGCCATGGTAGATGCCGTCGGGGAACGCCTCGCGCACGGGGCCCCACGACTCCACCGGCTCCGAGTCCTCGTGCACACGCATGCGCGTGGGCACGAAGCCGTCATGCATCGCGTAGACGAAGACGAGCTTCGTCCCCACGCTCAACAGCCGGCCACCGCCCCGCCGCCGCACCCGGTCCAACACCTGCGGCGCCCCGAAGCTCTGGCCTCCATCCGTGGACGCCACCATCACCGCGCTGGAGCCACCGTCCGACTCCCAGCGAAACGCCTGCACCCACAAGCGCCCCACCGAGTCCCGGGCCAGCAGCGCCCGCGAGTACCCCGTGCCGTCGCTCTCCGCGTCCAGCACACGCACCGAGGGCTCCGGCGCCCACGTGTCCGAGCCCGCCTGATAGCGCCACCACTGGAACCAGACGTCGTGCCGGCGCGAGGGCGCCCACTGCGGCCCCTCGTAGGAATAGACGAGCGCCACGTCCCGGCCCACCGCGAGGAGCTCCGCGCGGTCCGTGTGCGTGAAGTCCGGCTGCACGTCCCCGACGCGCCGCACGGTGCGCAGCCCGTCCTCGGAGCGGTACAGCACCAGCCCCTTGCCCTCCACGCCTCCGTGCTGGATGGCGACGAGCAGGCTGGGAGGACGTCCTCCACCTCTGTCGATGCGAACAATGTGGCGCTGCGCCGGGAGCGTGAGGGCATTGCCCCCGCTCACCGGAACCAGCACCGAGCCCCCTGTCGCCAACACCGTGGCGAGCAAGGCCCCAACCAGCCCCGTCATGAATCCCCCCCTACGGCCTGAGGGGAAGCTGGGGGCCACGGCGACGGAAGGGAAGCCGCCGCACACGCCGACAGCGCCCCATCCGTCTCAACTGAACGGGGCGCCTGTCCTCGGGTGCATGCCCGACTGAACGGGGCATGCATCCCGACACACCGGACGGACTACTTCTTCTTGCGACGCGCGGGAGCGGCCGGAGCAGCGGGAGCCGGCTCCGTGGCGGGGGCCGCCGGGGCCACCGTCTCAGCGGCCGGCGCGGCCGGAGCCGCCGCCGCGTCACCCGCGGGAGGCGTCGCCGGAGCGGCACCGGCGGGAGGCGTGGAGCCCGCGCGCGGAATCGCCGGAGGCGGGTTCACCAGCTGCAGCGAGCCCAGGAAGTCCTCCGCGCCCGGCGCGCCGATGCTCGGGTTGAAGAGGACAATCATGGTGTAGAGGCGCGGGCCCACCAGGTAGTTGCGCGCGCGCAGCTCACCGTTCTGCGAGGACACCGAGTAGGACTTGCCCGGGTAGCCATCCAGGGTGATGGCCTGCTCGTTGCTGACGGTGCCCTTGAGCTGGTTGGCCAGGCCGTCGCGGCCCTCGTTCAGGAAGGCCTCCGGGGGGCGGCTGGCGACAATCTTCTCCGGGTAGTCCGCCGTGCTGATGGAGTAGATGACGCCCTCGGCCGTCTGCAGCGAGTACGCCGCCGTGGACACCTCGCCCGCGGGGATGGTCACCTTCTGGCGCTGCACCTGGGGCTGGCCCGGCATCTTGACGATGAAGCCGTCCTCGCTCACCTGGGTGAGCTGGGGAGCCGCGGGCTGGGCCGCCTCGCCCCCCTCGCCGCCGCCTTCGTTGGGAAGCTCTTCCACCGTCGAAGAGGCGCTCTGGTTCGAGCCGGAGGAATCATCGGTCTTCTGCTGGTGCGCGCACGCGCTGGCCAACAGAGAGAGAGCCGCAATCGAGGCAAGCAGGCGGGACGACAAAGACATGGGCGCGCTTCCTGGTAGGAGTTTGGGGGATGAACGCAGTGCGTCGGACGACGCTAGACGAACTACTTCGCTTCTGACTACCCGAGATTCTCAAGCCCGCCAGTTTCCGGTGTCATGAAGACCCCGGAAGCTTCCGCGGTGTGACAACCACAATGTTCCGGAAGCCGGAGCAACTCCGGCGTCCCGCGACCTACTCGCCCAGATACGCGCGGCGAACCTCGGCGCTCTCCAGCAGCGCCTTGCCCGGCCCCGCCATCACCACCTCGCCCGTCTCCAGCACGTAGCCGTAGTGGGCGGAGTTGAGCGCCAGGTGAGCATTCTGCTCCACGAGCAGCACGCTGACCCCGGCCTTGTTCACGTCGCGCAGCGTGCGGAAGATGGTCTCGGTCACCTGGGGCGCGAGCCCCAGCGAGGGCTCATCCAGCAGCAGCAGTTGGGGCCGGCTGAGCAGCGCCCGGGCGATGGCGAGCATCTGCTGCTCTCCGCCCGACAGCGTCCCGGCCATCTGGTTGCGCCGCTCCTTGAGCACGGGGAAGAGCGCGAAGTTCTTCTCCATGTCCGCGCGAATCTCCGCCGTGTCCCGGCGCAGGTACGCCCCCAGCTCCAGGTTCTCCAGCACGGAGAGGTTGGGGAAGATGCCGCGGCCTTCCGGCGCGTGGGCCATGCCCCGAGGCACCAACTGGTGCGCCTTGAGCGACGTGGTGTCCTGCCCGCTGAACTGGATGCGCCCCGCGCTGGCCTTGAGCATGCCGCTCACCGCGCGCAGGGTGCTCGTCTTGCCCGCGCCGTTGGCGCCGATGAGGGCCACCATCTCGCCCTTGCCCACCGTCAGCGACACGCCCTTGAGGGCCTGGATGGCGCCGTAGTGGACCTTGATGGCCTCCACCGCCAGCAGCGGCGTGAACGCCTGACGCTCACCCAGCGTCTTCACCTGCGCCTCGCTCACGCCGCGCCTCCGTGACTCTCCAGGTAGCTGTCGCCCAGGTAGGCCTCGATGACCTTCCGGTCGCTGCGCACCTGTGCGGGCGCGCCGCGAGCAATCGTCTCGCCGTGGTCCAGCACGGTGATGTGCTCGCAGATGCCCATCACGAGCTTCATGTCGTGCTCAATCACCAGCACGCCCAGCTTGAAGTCATCGCGCAGCTTGCGGATGAGGACCATGAGGTCCGCCTTCTCGCGGGTGTTCATGCCCGCCGCGGGCTCGTCCAGCAGCAGCACGCGAGGCTGGGTGCCCAGCGCGCGGGCAATCTCCAGCCGACGCTGCTCACCGTAAGGCAGGTTGCGCGCCTCCTCGTCGCGGCGGTGCGACAGGCCCATGACGGCGAGCAGGTGCTCGGCCTGCTCCGTCAGCCGGCGCTCCTCGCGCTGGAAGCCCGGGGTGAGCAGGAGCGCCCGCCACCAGTCCGCGTAGTTGTGGCCCGCGTTCTTCAGCTTCGCCACCAGCCCCGTGTCGAACTGGTGCAGCGCCGTCTGCGCGCGGCAGGCCACCTTCACGTTGTCCAGCGCGGTGAGCGCGCGGAACAGGCGGATGTTCTGGAAGGTGCGCGCCACGCCCAGCAGGTTGATCTGGTGCGGCTTGCGGCCGTTCACCTTCGTGTCGCACACCCGCACGTCGCCCTGGCTGGGCTGGTACACGCCGGTCAGCACGTTGAACGCGGTGGACTTCCCCGCGCCATTGGGACCGATGAGACCCTGGAGGTCGCCCTGCTGGATGGAGAGGTGGAAGTCCGTCAGGGCCTTGAGGCCGCCGAACTGGATGCTCACCCCGTCCGCGCGCAGCAGCGGCGCGCTCGCCGTGGGAAGGACCGTCACGCTCGCGCTCACGCCCGACCTCCGCCCTTGCGCGACAGCCACTTGGGCAGCACGTCCCAGATCTCCCGCGTGCCGAACAGCCCCTGCGGACGCGACAGCATCAGCACCACCAGCAGCAGGCCGTAGATGGGCATGCGAATCTGGTCCACCCGCTGCGCCAGGCTGCCCTCGGTGCCGAGCGCGCCGAACAGCGAGCGCATGCCCTCCGGCAGCAGCGTCAGGAAGATGGCCGCGATGATGGCCCCCGTGGTGGAGCCCAGGCCGCCCAGCACCACCATGACGACGATTTCCATCGACCGCACGAAGGTGAAGGAGCCGGGGTTGATGATGGGCACGAAGTGGGCGAACAGGCCGCCCGCGATGCCCGCGAAGAAGGACGAGAAGACGAACGCGCGGACCTTGTAGCCCGTGGTGTCCACGCCCATGGCCTCGGCGGCGACCTCATCCTCGCGGATGGACCACAGGCTGCGGCCGTGGCTGGACGACGCCAGGCGCCGCGCCGCGAGCACCACGAGGAACACCCAGAAGAACACCATGGAGGGGCTGGCGTACTGGGGGATGCCGGACAGGCCCAGCGCGCGGCCGAACGCGTCCGTGTTCTGCACCACGACGCGGATGATTTCGCCGAAGCCCAGCGTGACGATGGCCAGGTAGTCCCCGCGCAGCCGCAGCGAGGGCAGGCCCACGAGGAAGCCACACGCCGCCGCGGCGAGGCCGCCGAGCAGCAGCGCCACGGTGAAGAGCACCTGGTCGCTGGCCGCCACGGGGAGGAAGGACAGCGCCACCTCCTTGAGCTGGAGCGACGCGTAGCCGGCGATGTACGCCCCCACGGCCATGAAGCCCGCATGGCCGATGGAGAACTGGCCCGTCATCCCGTTCACGATGTTGAGGCTCACCGCCAGGATGATGTTCACCCCCATCACGTTCAGCAGATAGGAGGCGAACTCGGAGCCGCTGAGGGCCCACTGGAACAGCACGAGCGCGGGCACCGCCAGCAGCACCGGCAGCACGCCGCGCAGCGCGGGAGGCACCAGCGGACGGGACTCGGGGAGGGGAAGCGCGGGGGTTTGCATCGTCACACCTTCTCCGCGGCGACCCGGCCGAACAGGCCTCCCGGCTTCACCAGCAGCACCAGGATGAGGAAGCCGAACGCCACCGCGTCGCGCCAGGAGCTGGCCGCGTACCCCACGACGAACTCCTCCACCAGGCCCAGCACCAGCGCGCCAATCACCGCGCCCGGCACGTGGCCGATGCCGCCAATCACCGCCGCGACGAAGGCCTTGAGGCCCACGTACAGGCCCATCAGCGGGCTGACGGACGTGTCCTTGATGGCGTAGAGCAGACCCGCGCCCGCGGCCAGGCCGCTGCTGAGCATGAAGGTCAGCGCAATCACCCGGTCGGTGGGGATGCCCATCAGCGCCGCCACCCGGTGGTCCCAAGAGACCGCGCGCATGGCCTGCCCGAAGCGCGTGCCGAACACCAGGTACTGCAGGCCCACCATCAGCCCCACCGCGATGAGGAAGCTGATGACCTGCCAGTTCCACACCACCACGTCGCGGTCCCCGATGATGAGCCACTCGGTGGGCTCGATGATTTCAGGGAACGCGCGGGGGCTGGCGCCGGGCAGGAAGCCGATGTCCAGCTGGAAGCCATACGAGAGCGCGAAGGAGATGCCGATGGCGGTGATGAGCGCCGTGAGGCGGGGCTTCTCGCGCAGGGGGCGGTAGGCGAAGCGCTCGATGAGGAAGCCCAGGAGCGCGCAGCCCAGCATCGCCACCGCGAACACGGCGGCGATGCCCAGGAGCGAGCCACGGGCCTCGCGTCCCAGGGCGAAGGCCGTGGCATAGCCCATGTAGACGCCGACCATCATGACGTCGCCGTGGGCGAAGTTGATCAGCTTGAGGACGCCGTACACCATCGTGTAGCCGAGCGCGACGAGCGCGTAGATGGTTCCGGCGGCCAGACCGTTGATGAGGTGCTGGAGGAGCTGCGCCATTTAGGGAGAGATGGTCGTCACGTACTGCGTCTTGCCGTCCCCGACCTTGAGGACGACGGCGGACTTCACAGCGTTGCGCTTCTCATCGAGCGTGACGGTGCCGGCCACGCCCGGGAAGTCCTTGGTCTGGGCAATCGCGTCGCGCACGGACGGACCGCTCAGGTCCTTGGCGCGCTGGAGCGCCTCGATGGCCACGCGGGCCGCGTCGTAGCCCAGCGCCGCCAGCGCGTCC
This window contains:
- a CDS encoding methyltransferase domain-containing protein translates to MWDPTQYTRFRDERKRPFFELLSRVDVDAPRQVADLGCGTGDLTRVLAERWPGAVVCGVDSSVEMVEEARRRPAPEGVRFEVGELAGWEPPAPLDVLVSNAALHWVPDHAALMGRLVAKLAPSAVLAFQVPANFEAASHRLVDEVRRLPRFAPKLGAGRARPVETLERYESLLAGLGMTVDAWETTYLHLLPGEDAVLQWLLGTTLRPVLAALGEEEGRAFVEELGPRLRQAYPAHARGTPFLFTRRFVVARRGN
- a CDS encoding sialidase family protein, translated to MTGLVGALLATVLATGGSVLVPVSGGNALTLPAQRHIVRIDRGGGRPPSLLVAIQHGGVEGKGLVLYRSEDGLRTVRRVGDVQPDFTHTDRAELLAVGRDVALVYSYEGPQWAPSRRHDVWFQWWRYQAGSDTWAPEPSVRVLDAESDGTGYSRALLARDSVGRLWVQAFRWESDGGSSAVMVASTDGGQSFGAPQVLDRVRRRGGGRLLSVGTKLVFVYAMHDGFVPTRMRVHEDSEPVESWGPVREAFPDGIYHGAALSAVADGRGGMHLVYKDERERLYHRRFDGTAFGPRTLVEGTPDWALQAAVTRVGDTLYIFYNRMRVLNRHYELRVRTLAADGRLGASVLLDGDVTFKGYPNAVDVLPVGSSEVSCLYGETPDASSRGTVSRVTLSLDEEPPGEPFALELVSSNASQELLAVDGAGTLYGVAAGGDRTRLMASTDGGRTFSPRGEGQGSLWTVAAMPGGTLMGVVSAMGEYFLQRSTDGGRTWKDRVSLGGYRALGPRNFAWWGDTWFFLEYQTFTSSSVPLRLWVSTDGGARWTVRSTLTAHRHAYALVVDPATGALWALMGSNMVQAAVLRSTDGGRTWVSVLQGYRANAMAGVVKADGSLLLGQSTLFEPEHPKLLRVTPQGQVSTVRDLPGPATSLVAVPGWGWVLGTAWSSTGDVHAPGDLSARLFTSGDAESWWDARRYERQEGESGLARADVWGVLPTGELVVRVENLSGFGSEGKGFQVLRIQR
- a CDS encoding ABC transporter ATP-binding protein, translating into MSEAQVKTLGERQAFTPLLAVEAIKVHYGAIQALKGVSLTVGKGEMVALIGANGAGKTSTLRAVSGMLKASAGRIQFSGQDTTSLKAHQLVPRGMAHAPEGRGIFPNLSVLENLELGAYLRRDTAEIRADMEKNFALFPVLKERRNQMAGTLSGGEQQMLAIARALLSRPQLLLLDEPSLGLAPQVTETIFRTLRDVNKAGVSVLLVEQNAHLALNSAHYGYVLETGEVVMAGPGKALLESAEVRRAYLGE
- a CDS encoding ABC transporter ATP-binding protein; the protein is MSASVTVLPTASAPLLRADGVSIQFGGLKALTDFHLSIQQGDLQGLIGPNGAGKSTAFNVLTGVYQPSQGDVRVCDTKVNGRKPHQINLLGVARTFQNIRLFRALTALDNVKVACRAQTALHQFDTGLVAKLKNAGHNYADWWRALLLTPGFQREERRLTEQAEHLLAVMGLSHRRDEEARNLPYGEQRRLEIARALGTQPRVLLLDEPAAGMNTREKADLMVLIRKLRDDFKLGVLVIEHDMKLVMGICEHITVLDHGETIARGAPAQVRSDRKVIEAYLGDSYLESHGGAA
- a CDS encoding branched-chain amino acid ABC transporter permease is translated as MQTPALPLPESRPLVPPALRGVLPVLLAVPALVLFQWALSGSEFASYLLNVMGVNIILAVSLNIVNGMTGQFSIGHAGFMAVGAYIAGYASLQLKEVALSFLPVAASDQVLFTVALLLGGLAAAACGFLVGLPSLRLRGDYLAIVTLGFGEIIRVVVQNTDAFGRALGLSGIPQYASPSMVFFWVFLVVLAARRLASSSHGRSLWSIREDEVAAEAMGVDTTGYKVRAFVFSSFFAGIAGGLFAHFVPIINPGSFTFVRSMEIVVMVVLGGLGSTTGAIIAAIFLTLLPEGMRSLFGALGTEGSLAQRVDQIRMPIYGLLLVVLMLSRPQGLFGTREIWDVLPKWLSRKGGGRA
- a CDS encoding branched-chain amino acid ABC transporter permease, with translation MAQLLQHLINGLAAGTIYALVALGYTMVYGVLKLINFAHGDVMMVGVYMGYATAFALGREARGSLLGIAAVFAVAMLGCALLGFLIERFAYRPLREKPRLTALITAIGISFALSYGFQLDIGFLPGASPRAFPEIIEPTEWLIIGDRDVVVWNWQVISFLIAVGLMVGLQYLVFGTRFGQAMRAVSWDHRVAALMGIPTDRVIALTFMLSSGLAAGAGLLYAIKDTSVSPLMGLYVGLKAFVAAVIGGIGHVPGAVIGALVLGLVEEFVVGYAASSWRDAVAFGFLILVLLVKPGGLFGRVAAEKV